CTGGGCTGTCATCGATCCCATCGGTTCCATTCCCGTTTTTATGGCTGTCACTGCTGGATACAGCAAAGCAGCGCAGCGAAATATTGCATTGCGGGCAGTCATCACAGCCGGACTTGTCTTAATTCTGTTTGCTGTAGGTGGTCAGGTTCTGTTGGATGAACTGGAAATCCCGCTCTCTGCTTTTCAAATTGCCGGGGGCTTGGTGTTGTTTCTCTTTGCGCTAACAATGATTTTCGGGGAAAGTAAACCTGAAGCGGAAATAGAGGAGTCCAGTAAAGTGGACTCGCATCAGAGTAAAGCCGTTTACCCACTGGCAATTCCCTCCATTGCCTCTCCGGGAGCGATGATGGCCATC
The Gimesia aquarii DNA segment above includes these coding regions:
- a CDS encoding MarC family protein, giving the protein MQWEDILKDFIYLWAVIDPIGSIPVFMAVTAGYSKAAQRNIALRAVITAGLVLILFAVGGQVLLDELEIPLSAFQIAGGLVLFLFALTMIFGESKPEAEIEESSKVDSHQSKAVYPLAIPSIASPGAMMAIVLITDNHRFDLAQQLTATITMLVVLLITLLLLLLAGPIQKLIGASGASVVSRIGGLILASVAVDSVLSGIKTYFEL